The Nitrospira sp. genome contains a region encoding:
- a CDS encoding polyphosphate kinase 2 family protein, which yields MKRYRVKPGTHLSLKLYDPDGTGEYKKSEQGKEKAKVELGRLIARLDGLQERLYANATRSLLIVLQGMDTSGKDGTIKSVMSGVNPQGCKVVAFKTPSNDELAHDFLWRVHREVPRHGQIGIFNRSHYEDVLITRVHGWVSDKVAKRRFNQIKEFEELLTESGTAVLKFFLHISKEEQKERLEARIADPEKRWKWSSGDLEERKLWDDYLEAFEDVIAATSTECAPWYIVPANRKWYRNLVVADRVVDVLETMKLKTPPAPEGVDFSKLKIV from the coding sequence GTGAAACGATACCGTGTGAAACCCGGAACCCATCTCTCCCTGAAGCTGTACGATCCGGACGGCACCGGCGAGTACAAGAAGAGCGAGCAAGGCAAGGAAAAGGCAAAAGTTGAGCTGGGCAGGCTCATTGCCCGGCTCGATGGGCTTCAGGAGCGTCTGTATGCCAATGCGACGCGATCGCTTCTTATTGTGCTGCAGGGGATGGATACGAGCGGAAAGGATGGAACGATCAAAAGCGTGATGTCCGGGGTGAACCCGCAAGGCTGCAAAGTGGTGGCCTTTAAGACCCCGTCCAACGATGAATTGGCCCACGACTTTCTGTGGCGGGTTCACCGTGAAGTTCCTCGCCACGGACAGATCGGCATCTTCAACCGGTCGCACTATGAGGACGTGCTGATTACCCGCGTCCATGGATGGGTATCCGATAAAGTTGCCAAGCGCCGCTTCAATCAAATCAAAGAATTCGAGGAACTCTTGACCGAAAGCGGGACGGCCGTGCTCAAGTTCTTTCTTCATATCTCGAAGGAGGAGCAGAAGGAGCGATTGGAAGCCCGCATCGCCGATCCGGAAAAGCGTTGGAAGTGGAGTTCCGGCGACCTTGAGGAACGCAAGTTGTGGGATGACTATCTGGAAGCGTTTGAGGATGTCATCGCGGCGACGAGCACCGAGTGCGCTCCCTGGTATATCGTGCCGGCCAACAGGAAGTGGTACCGCAATCTCGTCGTGGCGGACCGTGTTGTGGATGTGTTGGAAACCATGAAACTTAAGACGCCGCCTGCCCCGGAAGGTGTTGATTTCAGCAAGCTGAAGATCGTGTAG
- a CDS encoding mechanosensitive ion channel family protein, whose amino-acid sequence MTQNEWISIDSSFALDGLKSLIVLLFLVIVRTLVVRWIANNPTLTMESKRRWVVTTRNSVVFAFLIGLVIIWAHELQAFAVSIIALAAALVLATKELILCWSGAALRVGGKVYGVGDRIQIAGHRGVVLDHDVFATKLLEIGPGQSAHLYTGRVTVFPNSLLFTNPLIKENPQQEYGLYTLTVPIKSDGDWQRAERILLEAAKHECAPFMDEAVRQMKLLEQTNLLEAPSPEPRITIQLPEFGKIHLVLRFPAPDRGRSRIEQAILHRYLSQSFTPSLPG is encoded by the coding sequence GTGACTCAAAACGAGTGGATTTCGATCGACAGCTCGTTTGCGCTGGATGGATTGAAGTCTCTGATCGTCTTGCTGTTTCTGGTCATCGTCAGAACCCTGGTCGTACGATGGATCGCCAACAACCCGACGCTCACCATGGAGTCAAAACGGCGCTGGGTCGTGACGACCAGAAATTCGGTCGTGTTCGCATTTCTCATCGGCTTGGTGATTATCTGGGCGCACGAGCTGCAAGCGTTTGCCGTCTCCATCATCGCCTTGGCGGCTGCGTTAGTCTTGGCGACGAAAGAGCTGATCCTGTGCTGGAGCGGAGCCGCGCTTCGAGTCGGCGGCAAAGTCTATGGTGTCGGTGATCGGATCCAGATCGCCGGCCACCGGGGAGTGGTCCTCGACCACGACGTGTTCGCAACGAAGTTATTGGAGATCGGCCCTGGGCAATCGGCTCATTTGTATACCGGTCGCGTGACCGTCTTCCCCAACAGCCTGCTGTTTACCAATCCCTTGATCAAAGAGAACCCACAACAGGAGTATGGCCTCTATACGCTGACGGTTCCAATCAAGAGCGACGGCGATTGGCAACGGGCGGAACGGATCCTACTGGAAGCAGCCAAACACGAATGCGCCCCGTTCATGGATGAAGCGGTGCGGCAGATGAAATTGCTGGAGCAGACCAATCTGTTGGAAGCCCCTTCTCCTGAACCACGCATCACGATTCAATTGCCGGAATTCGGCAAGATCCATCTGGTGCTTCGATTTCCGGCTCCGGACCGAGGACGATCGCGCATCGAACAAGCGATTCTGCATCGGTACCTGTCTCAATCCTTCACGCCATCTTTGCCTGGCTGA
- a CDS encoding formylglycine-generating enzyme family protein: MGIRRILAGFIMGFLTLSLPCGLTAATESRTTKPESPSTTLPRADTLSVPTKQPGSNGEFKVGDKIKPATNGGTVHQLALLVSPSHEMIGKDGAPMVLIPAGEFVMGSDKGDEDEAPTHRVHLSAFYIDKFEVTNGRFAKYVDAIQSEPPWGFADKETPVIHADRPVRWVNWMDAMGYCLWIGKRLPTEAEWEKAARGTDERVYPWGNDPPTSVHATYGLKEGGAENVSIIGDHQKGQSPYGVQDLAGNLYEWVMDWYGDDFYAHFINSPAINPRGPSEGTAKVQRGGSYINTPYRLRSSFRTKGDPNEQDPNVGFRCAQDVPKQP, from the coding sequence ATGGGTATCCGACGAATTCTTGCCGGGTTCATCATGGGGTTTCTCACTCTGTCTCTGCCGTGTGGCTTAACAGCCGCGACTGAAAGCCGGACGACCAAACCTGAATCGCCTTCGACGACCTTACCGAGAGCTGACACTCTTTCCGTTCCCACCAAGCAGCCCGGATCCAACGGAGAGTTCAAGGTCGGAGACAAGATCAAGCCCGCGACGAACGGTGGAACGGTGCACCAGCTCGCCCTGCTGGTCTCGCCTTCTCACGAGATGATTGGAAAAGATGGCGCACCGATGGTGCTGATTCCGGCTGGTGAGTTTGTGATGGGGAGCGATAAGGGTGATGAAGATGAAGCTCCGACGCATCGCGTCCACCTCAGCGCATTTTACATCGATAAATTCGAGGTGACGAACGGACGGTTTGCCAAATATGTCGATGCCATTCAGAGTGAACCCCCATGGGGATTTGCGGACAAAGAAACGCCTGTCATCCATGCCGACCGTCCGGTTCGATGGGTGAACTGGATGGATGCCATGGGGTACTGCCTCTGGATCGGCAAGCGGCTTCCTACGGAGGCAGAATGGGAAAAGGCCGCACGTGGGACCGACGAACGGGTGTACCCGTGGGGCAATGATCCACCGACCTCGGTGCATGCGACCTATGGATTGAAGGAAGGTGGTGCGGAGAACGTATCGATCATCGGCGATCATCAAAAGGGACAAAGCCCGTACGGCGTGCAAGATCTGGCCGGCAATCTCTATGAATGGGTCATGGATTGGTATGGCGACGATTTTTACGCCCACTTTATCAATAGCCCTGCGATCAATCCGAGGGGACCCAGCGAGGGGACCGCGAAGGTACAGAGAGGGGGATCATATATCAACACTCCGTATCGGCTGCGGTCTTCGTTTCGCACGAAGGGCGATCCGAACGAGCAGGATCCGAACGTCGGGTTCCGCTGCGCTCAAGACGTTCCGAAGCAGCCATAA